Proteins from a genomic interval of Oceanispirochaeta crateris:
- a CDS encoding aspartate aminotransferase family protein, producing the protein MQPYIIEKPHLTKNFSDKFLLIESGKGSYVYDKGGKEYLDFGSGIAVNSLGYGREDLAKAAYDQMKKLIHVSNLYTTGPTVELAERLVKTGDFTAVHFGNSGSEANEAALKYARLYGKNKKGPESVGFVSFSNGFHGRTMGSLSVTATEKYKAPFSPLLSDCVILPYNDPESLKTIKYPQNVAGIIVEVIQGEGGLVSLSKEMISALNSYCEKYDIILIADEVQTGVGRTGSFFASLEAGLHADIITLAKPLAGGLPLSATLIPAKVNDLLHPGDHGTTFGGGPVTSVVAMSVLDIIQAPGFLQDVQDKGLYLDNELNKSLKELGLRGEILGKGLLKGLKIPSIEPEKIGQLLNSCQDQGLLVLRSGQNVIRMAPPLTISEKELQKGVSILFKVIKEIL; encoded by the coding sequence ATGCAACCTTATATTATTGAAAAACCGCATCTTACAAAGAATTTCTCAGATAAATTTCTTTTGATTGAATCTGGAAAAGGTTCTTATGTTTACGATAAAGGCGGTAAAGAATACCTGGATTTTGGTTCCGGTATCGCCGTCAATTCTCTTGGGTATGGAAGGGAAGACCTGGCCAAAGCCGCCTATGATCAGATGAAAAAACTGATACATGTTTCAAATCTCTACACAACCGGTCCCACCGTTGAACTGGCTGAGAGACTCGTCAAAACTGGTGACTTTACAGCCGTTCATTTTGGAAACAGCGGATCAGAAGCGAATGAAGCTGCGTTAAAATATGCACGGCTTTATGGAAAAAATAAAAAAGGCCCGGAGTCTGTTGGATTTGTGTCTTTCAGCAATGGTTTTCACGGCCGGACTATGGGCTCATTGAGTGTCACAGCCACTGAAAAATATAAAGCTCCCTTTTCTCCACTCCTTTCAGACTGCGTAATTCTTCCCTATAACGATCCGGAGTCCTTAAAGACAATCAAGTATCCCCAAAATGTAGCAGGCATTATTGTTGAGGTTATTCAAGGTGAAGGCGGTCTGGTCAGTCTATCGAAGGAGATGATTAGCGCGTTAAATAGCTATTGTGAAAAATATGACATTATTCTTATAGCAGATGAAGTGCAAACCGGTGTAGGAAGGACGGGTTCATTTTTTGCTTCCCTAGAGGCGGGATTGCATGCAGATATTATCACCTTGGCAAAACCATTGGCTGGTGGACTTCCTCTTTCCGCGACACTTATTCCTGCAAAAGTGAATGATCTCTTACATCCTGGAGACCATGGAACTACCTTTGGTGGTGGTCCTGTTACTTCTGTGGTGGCTATGTCTGTTCTAGATATCATTCAGGCTCCTGGTTTCTTACAAGATGTTCAGGATAAGGGTCTGTATTTGGATAATGAACTGAATAAGTCTTTGAAAGAACTGGGACTTCGGGGTGAAATTTTGGGGAAAGGTCTTCTAAAAGGTTTGAAAATTCCTTCAATAGAACCGGAAAAAATAGGTCAGTTGTTGAATTCCTGTCAGGATCAGGGACTACTGGTATTAAGGTCGGGACAAAATGTAATAAGAATGGCCCCGCCTTTGACAATTAGTGAAAAAGAACTCCAGAAGGGAGTCTCTATATTATTTAAAGTTATCAAGGAGATTTTATGA
- the argB gene encoding acetylglutamate kinase — MSIFVIKAGGRSAESSESIAALAVEIGDLVQKGHHIVFVHGGGAAVSAIQKQYELEPRFIDGKRLTSAREMDLVDMGLSGLMNTHLVRIFQTAGLKPVGLSGADGSLFLSTDATGADGNENRTGSVSKVNPTLIHLLLEHEYFPVICSVSTDSCGRGMNINADEAALALAVALNAESLIFISDIPGILIEGTVVPSMNEQFIEDSIGNGEIQGGMIPKVRSSLEAIRQGVHNIQISNYENQGDLSKIIARIKGTCITLEDK, encoded by the coding sequence ATGAGCATCTTCGTTATCAAGGCTGGTGGACGCTCCGCTGAGTCTTCCGAGTCCATTGCTGCACTCGCTGTTGAAATAGGTGATTTGGTCCAGAAGGGTCATCATATTGTCTTTGTTCACGGTGGAGGAGCCGCTGTTTCAGCTATTCAGAAGCAGTATGAACTTGAACCCCGTTTTATAGATGGTAAAAGACTAACCTCCGCCAGGGAAATGGATCTTGTCGATATGGGTCTCTCGGGCTTGATGAATACTCATCTTGTGAGGATCTTCCAAACTGCCGGACTGAAACCTGTGGGACTGTCAGGAGCTGACGGATCCCTATTCCTTTCCACAGATGCCACTGGAGCAGATGGAAACGAGAATAGAACCGGATCGGTCTCCAAGGTTAATCCTACTTTGATTCATTTGCTCTTAGAACATGAGTATTTTCCCGTAATATGTTCTGTTAGTACTGATTCTTGCGGAAGAGGTATGAACATAAATGCTGATGAAGCTGCTTTAGCACTTGCTGTGGCTCTTAATGCAGAGTCTCTTATTTTTATTTCTGATATACCAGGAATCCTCATTGAAGGAACTGTGGTTCCTTCAATGAATGAACAATTTATTGAGGATTCCATCGGTAATGGAGAAATTCAGGGAGGAATGATACCAAAGGTCAGATCTTCTCTGGAAGCCATCCGACAGGGAGTGCATAACATCCAAATCAGTAACTATGAAAATCAGGGGGATTTGTCAAAAATAATCGCCCGCATAAAAGGGACCTGTATTACCCTGGAGGATAAATAA
- the argC gene encoding N-acetyl-gamma-glutamyl-phosphate reductase produces the protein MKAVILGATGYTGQILLRQLSTHEDIDSIIAVSSSIAGTSVLKSDAGLHPSILNKMELTKGLYVTVEEAVSLKADVVFSALPHLASAQVCDPFYDHSVVIDLSADFRMENPEGFFKAYGEYPPRAERLPSAVYGLSEVYRDQIRQSDLIANPGCYPTASLLPLIPLLKEKLISKKIIINALSGISGAGKKAKTSNLLVERSENICAYAPGTTHRHSMEILKEVKKVSSQGSVLFVPHLVPMKRGMAITISCELKEEISNASMNNLYQSFYKDSPFVKTVFPAIPETKQVWGSNRCDISWHREGKDLILFSVIDNLIKGASGQAIQNMNIRFGLDEIAGLRLHGEI, from the coding sequence ATGAAAGCTGTCATACTGGGTGCAACAGGTTATACAGGTCAAATTTTGCTCAGACAACTGAGTACTCATGAGGATATCGATTCGATTATTGCCGTGTCCTCCTCCATTGCCGGTACAAGTGTTCTTAAGTCGGACGCAGGACTCCATCCTTCTATCTTAAATAAAATGGAACTGACCAAAGGCTTATATGTAACTGTAGAAGAGGCCGTTTCATTGAAAGCCGATGTTGTTTTCTCGGCACTTCCCCACCTGGCATCAGCCCAGGTCTGTGATCCCTTTTACGATCATTCAGTCGTCATTGATTTGTCAGCCGACTTTAGGATGGAGAATCCGGAAGGTTTTTTTAAAGCCTATGGCGAATATCCTCCCCGTGCAGAGAGGCTTCCTTCCGCTGTTTATGGACTGTCAGAGGTGTACCGTGATCAGATTCGTCAATCTGACCTGATTGCCAATCCCGGATGCTATCCTACGGCCAGCCTCCTCCCTCTTATCCCTTTGTTAAAAGAGAAATTGATCAGTAAAAAAATTATTATTAATGCTCTTTCTGGAATCTCCGGTGCGGGAAAGAAGGCCAAAACTTCAAATTTACTGGTGGAAAGGTCAGAAAACATCTGTGCATATGCCCCTGGTACGACCCATAGACACTCCATGGAAATACTCAAGGAAGTCAAAAAGGTTTCTTCACAGGGATCTGTTTTATTTGTACCCCATCTTGTTCCAATGAAAAGAGGAATGGCAATTACTATCAGCTGTGAGCTGAAAGAAGAAATCAGTAATGCATCGATGAATAATCTATATCAGTCGTTTTATAAGGACTCACCCTTTGTGAAGACCGTTTTTCCGGCTATTCCAGAAACAAAACAAGTTTGGGGATCAAACCGTTGTGATATCAGCTGGCACCGTGAAGGAAAGGATTTGATTCTTTTTTCAGTCATTGACAACCTGATTAAGGGCGCCAGTGGCCAGGCAATTCAAAATATGAATATCCGGTTTGGGCTGGATGAAATAGCCGGCTTAAGGCTTCATGGAGAAATTTGA
- a CDS encoding arginine repressor: MNSRTGRLKSIKRIINEYHITSQEQLLAFLEKENVSVTQATLSRDLKLLKVGKVSDGNNGYYYTLPRNRKELETTQQYINDITRGFLTVSFSANLCIMKTLAGHADTVAIALDNMELDEILGTIAGDDTILIVLKENLPPQKFMQTLKTIIPELELE; this comes from the coding sequence ATGAACAGTAGAACCGGACGCTTGAAGTCCATAAAACGGATAATAAACGAATATCACATCACGAGTCAGGAACAGCTCCTTGCCTTCCTTGAAAAAGAAAATGTCAGTGTTACCCAGGCGACTCTGTCCAGGGATCTGAAACTCCTCAAAGTTGGGAAAGTCTCTGATGGTAATAATGGATATTACTATACCCTTCCTAGGAACAGGAAAGAACTGGAGACAACCCAGCAGTATATCAATGACATTACCAGGGGATTCCTCACCGTAAGCTTCTCTGCCAATCTATGCATCATGAAAACACTGGCTGGGCATGCCGATACAGTTGCGATAGCCCTGGACAATATGGAATTAGATGAGATTTTAGGCACCATTGCCGGGGATGATACGATTTTGATCGTCCTGAAGGAGAATCTGCCACCTCAGAAATTCATGCAAACCTTAAAAACAATCATTCCCGAACTGGAGTTAGAATAA
- a CDS encoding ankyrin repeat domain-containing protein, whose product MLKYFTLFFFLILPFNVAADAEKDLFNAIANQNYPLFESALNDLDDPNVYDSRGRSALYLAILYNNDQMAVALINAGANPLEYDEDGDSFLYLCVLRDMEQTAAAMIRAGADTNFINQYGNSILIMAISRNMELTSLELVQHGAEPNTVSSSGVSALLLSVQKGLRETAEALVKRGAEVNLMDSRGYTPLMYATWRQYETLRDLLIAHGAVE is encoded by the coding sequence ATGTTAAAGTATTTCACTCTCTTTTTTTTTCTAATCCTACCCTTTAACGTTGCTGCCGATGCAGAAAAAGATCTTTTTAATGCCATTGCTAATCAAAATTATCCTCTTTTTGAATCTGCGCTAAACGATCTTGATGATCCAAATGTGTATGACAGCCGTGGTAGATCGGCTCTGTATCTGGCTATTTTATATAACAATGATCAGATGGCCGTGGCTCTTATAAATGCGGGTGCCAATCCTCTGGAATATGACGAAGATGGTGACTCTTTTCTTTATCTTTGCGTGCTGAGAGATATGGAGCAGACTGCCGCTGCAATGATCAGGGCGGGAGCGGATACAAATTTCATAAACCAATACGGAAACAGTATTTTAATCATGGCCATTTCGAGGAATATGGAACTAACCTCTCTTGAATTGGTTCAGCATGGAGCAGAGCCAAATACAGTTTCATCTTCAGGTGTGTCTGCTCTGCTTCTTTCTGTTCAGAAGGGATTAAGAGAAACTGCAGAGGCTCTAGTTAAACGAGGAGCCGAGGTTAATCTCATGGATTCCAGAGGTTATACTCCCCTCATGTATGCGACATGGAGACAGTATGAGACACTCAGAGATCTCCTCATTGCTCATGGTGCCGTTGAATGA
- a CDS encoding biotin--[acetyl-CoA-carboxylase] ligase codes for MNQSSVFSNLQNPFKAPIYYKETSDSTMVDASLLVPTEHGTLTAAGFQSKGKGRGENRIWNSAKDKNLLFTIILNPKQISHPLVRAPLICGLALTKFLNHEYKLNAILKWPNDVLVDNKKVSGILCEYKNNNLLVGLGINCLQMDFPSEIEHKSTSLRLQGVKETPPKILEAFLPILKDTLESSHWKNEAMKYLFGWNKIIEIQTGSVEDSATESIQIVDLTDDGFLVAINTKNNERLTISTGEIRFADFI; via the coding sequence ATGAACCAATCTTCAGTTTTTTCAAATTTACAAAATCCATTTAAGGCTCCTATATATTATAAGGAAACAAGCGATTCTACAATGGTGGATGCGTCACTATTAGTGCCGACAGAACATGGAACGCTCACTGCCGCAGGATTTCAGTCAAAAGGTAAAGGAAGAGGTGAAAATCGAATCTGGAACTCTGCAAAAGACAAAAACCTGCTATTTACGATCATTTTGAACCCCAAACAAATTTCTCACCCACTGGTGAGAGCCCCTCTCATCTGTGGCTTGGCTTTGACCAAATTTTTAAACCATGAGTATAAATTGAATGCCATTCTCAAATGGCCCAATGATGTTCTAGTAGACAATAAGAAAGTATCAGGCATACTCTGTGAATATAAGAATAACAACTTGTTGGTTGGCCTAGGTATCAATTGCCTTCAAATGGATTTTCCAAGTGAAATAGAGCACAAATCAACGTCTTTAAGGCTCCAGGGAGTTAAAGAAACACCCCCTAAAATACTCGAGGCATTCTTACCTATTCTCAAGGATACCCTAGAAAGCAGTCATTGGAAAAATGAGGCCATGAAATACCTCTTTGGATGGAATAAAATCATTGAAATACAAACTGGGAGTGTCGAAGATTCTGCTACAGAATCAATTCAGATCGTCGATCTCACAGATGATGGATTTCTTGTTGCCATAAATACTAAAAACAATGAAAGATTAACAATATCCACGGGTGAGATCCGCTTTGCTGATTTTATCTGA
- the groL gene encoding chaperonin GroEL (60 kDa chaperone family; promotes refolding of misfolded polypeptides especially under stressful conditions; forms two stacked rings of heptamers to form a barrel-shaped 14mer; ends can be capped by GroES; misfolded proteins enter the barrel where they are refolded when GroES binds) gives MAKQLKFNEEARRKLLSGVEKLSDAVKVTLGPKGRNVLLDKKFGAPTVTKDGVSVAREIELENPFENMGAQLVKEVATKTNDVAGDGTTTATVLAYSIVKEGLKSVAAGINPMGIKRGIDKAVEDAVAEIKKAAKEIKDKEEISQVAAISANNDHEIGEEIANAMEKVGKDGVITVEESKTIETTTDFVEGMQFDRGYLSPYFAANRDNMTTVMENPYILIYDKKISNMKELLPVLEKVAQSSKPLLIIAEDVEGEALATLVVNTIRGALNVCAVKAPGFGDRRKAMLEDIAILTGGEVISEEIGLKLENAELEQLGRAKMIKVEKENTTIINGEGTESGIKERISQIKTQIDDTSSDYDREKLQERLAKLAGGVAVINVGAATEVELKEKKHRVEDALSATRAAIDEGIVPGGGLTLVQICNALVASDSLTAEEVVGFNIVKRALEEPIRQIAVNAGVDGAIIADKAKNEKKGIGFDAYKMEWIDMVAAGIIDPAKVTRSALQNAASIAGLLLTTECAITDLPEENAPAMPPAGGMGGMGGMGGMM, from the coding sequence ATGGCTAAACAGTTAAAGTTTAACGAAGAAGCTCGTAGAAAACTTCTGTCTGGTGTTGAAAAACTATCAGACGCGGTTAAAGTTACCTTGGGTCCAAAAGGAAGAAACGTTCTTCTGGACAAAAAGTTTGGAGCTCCTACTGTTACAAAAGACGGTGTATCTGTAGCTCGTGAAATTGAACTGGAAAATCCCTTTGAAAACATGGGAGCCCAGTTGGTCAAAGAAGTGGCCACAAAAACCAACGATGTAGCCGGTGACGGAACAACAACTGCAACAGTTCTTGCCTACTCAATTGTAAAAGAAGGACTCAAGAGTGTTGCTGCAGGAATCAATCCCATGGGCATCAAGCGTGGTATTGATAAAGCCGTAGAAGACGCCGTTGCAGAAATCAAAAAAGCTGCTAAGGAAATCAAAGACAAAGAAGAGATTTCCCAGGTTGCCGCTATTTCCGCAAACAACGACCATGAAATTGGTGAAGAAATTGCCAATGCCATGGAAAAAGTCGGAAAAGATGGTGTTATCACTGTAGAAGAATCAAAAACAATCGAAACAACTACAGACTTTGTAGAAGGTATGCAGTTTGACAGAGGTTACCTGTCTCCTTATTTTGCAGCCAATAGAGATAACATGACCACAGTCATGGAAAATCCCTACATCCTTATTTACGATAAGAAAATTTCAAATATGAAAGAACTTCTTCCTGTACTGGAAAAAGTAGCTCAGTCCAGCAAACCTCTTTTGATCATTGCTGAAGATGTTGAAGGCGAAGCTTTGGCAACCCTGGTAGTCAATACTATCAGAGGAGCTCTGAATGTATGTGCCGTTAAGGCACCTGGTTTCGGGGATAGAAGAAAAGCCATGCTGGAAGACATTGCTATTCTGACCGGTGGTGAAGTAATTTCTGAAGAAATTGGTCTGAAACTCGAAAATGCCGAACTGGAACAGCTTGGTAGAGCTAAGATGATCAAGGTTGAAAAAGAAAATACAACCATCATCAATGGAGAAGGTACCGAAAGCGGAATCAAAGAGAGAATTTCTCAGATCAAGACTCAGATTGATGATACTTCAAGTGATTATGACAGAGAAAAACTGCAGGAAAGACTGGCTAAGCTCGCTGGTGGTGTTGCCGTAATCAATGTCGGAGCTGCAACTGAAGTTGAATTAAAAGAAAAGAAACACAGAGTAGAAGATGCTCTTTCTGCAACTAGAGCCGCTATTGATGAAGGAATTGTTCCTGGTGGTGGACTGACATTGGTTCAGATCTGCAATGCCTTAGTTGCTTCTGATAGCCTGACTGCAGAAGAAGTCGTTGGTTTCAATATTGTAAAAAGAGCCTTGGAAGAGCCTATTCGTCAAATAGCTGTCAATGCTGGTGTCGATGGTGCTATCATTGCCGATAAGGCCAAAAATGAGAAAAAAGGCATCGGTTTTGATGCTTACAAGATGGAATGGATCGATATGGTTGCTGCGGGTATCATTGACCCTGCTAAAGTTACCAGAAGTGCATTACAGAATGCTGCCTCTATTGCAGGCCTGCTTCTCACAACTGAATGTGCGATCACAGATCTTCCCGAAGAAAATGCTCCCGCCATGCCTCCTGCAGGCGGAATGGGTGGCATGGGCGGAATGGGCGGCATGATGTAA
- the yajC gene encoding preprotein translocase subunit YajC has translation MDNFRLALLMGMPAGGSSGSTGGSMTTSLVTFALVIGIFYFLIIRPQNKKQKETKNMIEAVKKNDKIITIGGIRGTVHAVKEETVIIKVDDECKLEINKSAISTVLNAVAEPKNEKGKKDSKKAIEEEKK, from the coding sequence ATGGATAATTTTAGACTGGCTCTCCTGATGGGGATGCCTGCAGGAGGATCTTCCGGTTCTACCGGCGGCTCCATGACTACGAGTCTTGTCACTTTCGCACTTGTAATAGGTATTTTCTATTTTCTTATCATCAGACCTCAAAATAAGAAACAGAAAGAAACCAAAAATATGATTGAAGCCGTTAAGAAAAACGATAAAATCATCACTATTGGTGGAATTCGGGGTACTGTCCATGCTGTCAAAGAAGAAACTGTCATAATCAAAGTTGATGATGAGTGTAAGCTTGAAATTAACAAGTCTGCCATCTCTACAGTTTTGAATGCAGTAGCTGAGCCCAAAAATGAAAAAGGCAAGAAAGACAGCAAAAAAGCAATCGAAGAAGAAAAAAAATAA